A single region of the Salvia splendens isolate huo1 chromosome 18, SspV2, whole genome shotgun sequence genome encodes:
- the LOC121777400 gene encoding OVARIAN TUMOR DOMAIN-containing deubiquitinating enzyme 7-like isoform X1: MAKAKHQKPKHRKPAKQTHSKKRGGKQNDVSELREQLDVLSLKIIQVTADGNCFFRALADQLEGDEDQHEKYRGMVVEFIKENREMFEPFVEDEIPFDEYCQSMGEDGTWAGNMELQAASLVTHSNICIHRNMSPRWYIQNFDKHDAPMIHLSYHDGEHYNSVRTKDDTCSGPARPIVIKGDADLSAKSNQPKSAARKSTEECGMNAICEDSIKMVMAGSGCEDARKVEQALQQVGGDADAAIEVLVSEEGSSDHIAVEAESSPLIETPNGNGFPEEHQAEKDYHKLLVQDTTFELELSGNDAETNNTKEPQPDEKKIPRNKACPCGSKKKYKSCCGTVSGRSSTRFPVNQTVDYGKSRKDRKQGRKGGTILVHSDGGPPDMGALCI; this comes from the exons ATGGCTAAAGCAAAGCATCAGAAGCCCAAACATAGAAAACCTGCCAAACAGACCCAC AGCAAAAAGCGGGGAGGGAAGCAAAACGATGTTTCTGAATTGCGGGAGCAGCTTGATGTTTTGAGTTTGAAGATAATTCAGGTGACTGCAGATGGTAATTGCTTTTTCAG GGCATTGGCTGATCAATTGGAAGGCGATGAGGATCAGCATGAGAAGTATCGTGGCATGGTGGTGGAATTTATTAAG GAAAACCGCGAAATGTTTGAGCCTTTTGTGGAAGATGAAATTCCTTTTGATGAATATTGCCAATCCATGGGAGAGGATGGTACTTGGGCAGGGAACATGGAGCTGCAAGCAGCTTCTCTTGTCACTCACAGTAACATATGCATTCATAGA AATATGTCTCCTCGGTGGTACATACAGAACTTTGACAAACATGACGCTCCGATGATTCATCT TTCTTACCATGATGGAGAACATTATAATAGTGTCCGCACAAAGGATGACACATGCTCTGGGCCAGCTAGGCCGATTGTTATAAAG GGTGATGCTGATCTTTCAGCTAAATCAAATCAACCAAAATCAGCTGCAAGGAAATCCACAGAGGAATGTGGAATGAATGCTATATGTGAAGACTCTATCAAAATGGTGATGGCCGGAAGTGGATGCGAAGATGCTAGAAAAGTTGAACAG GCTCTACAACAAGTGGGTGGGGATGCTGATGCTGCAATAGAAGTCCTTGTGTCTGAAGAAGGATCCTCAGATCATATAGCTGTTGAAGCTGAATCTTCTCCTTTAATCGAAACTCCTAATGGAAATG GTTTTCCAGAAGAACACCAAGCTGAGAAAGATTATCACAAGCTACTGGTTCAAGACACAACATTTGAACTGGAATTATCTGGCAATGATGCAGAGACAAATAACACAAAAGAGCCCCAACCTGATGAAAAG AAAATCCCAAGGAACAAGGCTTGCCCATGTGGCTCAAAAAAGAAGTACAAGTCTTGCTGCGGTACAGTTTCTGGGAGATCATCCACCAGATTTCCAGT TAACCAAACAGTTGACTACGGTAAGAGCCGGAAGGACAGAAAGCAAGGTAGAAAAGGTGGCACAATTCTTGTTCATTCTGATGGAGGGCCGCCTGACATGGGTGCACTATGCATCTAA
- the LOC121777400 gene encoding OVARIAN TUMOR DOMAIN-containing deubiquitinating enzyme 7-like isoform X2, with translation MAKAKHQKPKHRKPAKQTHSKKRGGKQNDVSELREQLDVLSLKIIQVTADGNCFFRALADQLEGDEDQHEKYRGMVVEFIKENREMFEPFVEDEIPFDEYCQSMGEDGTWAGNMELQAASLVTHSNICIHRNMSPRWYIQNFDKHDAPMIHLSYHDGEHYNSVRTKDDTCSGPARPIVIKGDADLSAKSNQPKSAARKSTEECGMNAICEDSIKMVMAGSGCEDARKVEQALQQVGGDADAAIEVLVSEEGSSDHIAVEAESSPLIETPNGNEEHQAEKDYHKLLVQDTTFELELSGNDAETNNTKEPQPDEKKIPRNKACPCGSKKKYKSCCGTVSGRSSTRFPVNQTVDYGKSRKDRKQGRKGGTILVHSDGGPPDMGALCI, from the exons ATGGCTAAAGCAAAGCATCAGAAGCCCAAACATAGAAAACCTGCCAAACAGACCCAC AGCAAAAAGCGGGGAGGGAAGCAAAACGATGTTTCTGAATTGCGGGAGCAGCTTGATGTTTTGAGTTTGAAGATAATTCAGGTGACTGCAGATGGTAATTGCTTTTTCAG GGCATTGGCTGATCAATTGGAAGGCGATGAGGATCAGCATGAGAAGTATCGTGGCATGGTGGTGGAATTTATTAAG GAAAACCGCGAAATGTTTGAGCCTTTTGTGGAAGATGAAATTCCTTTTGATGAATATTGCCAATCCATGGGAGAGGATGGTACTTGGGCAGGGAACATGGAGCTGCAAGCAGCTTCTCTTGTCACTCACAGTAACATATGCATTCATAGA AATATGTCTCCTCGGTGGTACATACAGAACTTTGACAAACATGACGCTCCGATGATTCATCT TTCTTACCATGATGGAGAACATTATAATAGTGTCCGCACAAAGGATGACACATGCTCTGGGCCAGCTAGGCCGATTGTTATAAAG GGTGATGCTGATCTTTCAGCTAAATCAAATCAACCAAAATCAGCTGCAAGGAAATCCACAGAGGAATGTGGAATGAATGCTATATGTGAAGACTCTATCAAAATGGTGATGGCCGGAAGTGGATGCGAAGATGCTAGAAAAGTTGAACAG GCTCTACAACAAGTGGGTGGGGATGCTGATGCTGCAATAGAAGTCCTTGTGTCTGAAGAAGGATCCTCAGATCATATAGCTGTTGAAGCTGAATCTTCTCCTTTAATCGAAACTCCTAATGGAAATG AAGAACACCAAGCTGAGAAAGATTATCACAAGCTACTGGTTCAAGACACAACATTTGAACTGGAATTATCTGGCAATGATGCAGAGACAAATAACACAAAAGAGCCCCAACCTGATGAAAAG AAAATCCCAAGGAACAAGGCTTGCCCATGTGGCTCAAAAAAGAAGTACAAGTCTTGCTGCGGTACAGTTTCTGGGAGATCATCCACCAGATTTCCAGT TAACCAAACAGTTGACTACGGTAAGAGCCGGAAGGACAGAAAGCAAGGTAGAAAAGGTGGCACAATTCTTGTTCATTCTGATGGAGGGCCGCCTGACATGGGTGCACTATGCATCTAA